From Candidatus Amoebophilus asiaticus 5a2, the proteins below share one genomic window:
- the mnmG gene encoding tRNA uridine-5-carboxymethylaminomethyl(34) synthesis enzyme MnmG — translation MFSEYDIIVVGAGHAGCEAAAAAARMGSHVLLITMNMGTIAQMSCNPAMGGIAKGQIIREIDALGGLSGIITDKSMIQFRMLNKSKGPAMWSPRAQSDRMRFAEEWRLALEQINNLDFWQDLVKEILIENGRVIGVKTAMGLSIRAKAVILTNGTFLNGAIHIGEKQFKGGRTGEKSATGLTEQLTNLGFESGRMKTGTPPRVDSRTLDYTCMEEQPGDENPSKFSFLDSTIPLTKQRSCHVTYTNKRVHELLEKGFDQSPMFNARIQGKGPRYCPSIEDKITRFAERERHQIFVEPEGWNTIEVYVNGFSSSLPEDIQYHALRAIPGFENAKMFRPGYAIEYDYFPATQLNDTLETRLISNLYFAGQINGTTGYEEAACQGLVAGINAHRNINELGKVVFSRSEAYIGVLIDDLITKSSDEPYRMFTSRAEFRILLRQDNADLRLTELGYKIGLADEKRMSEVQKKQLHINQLIDTLKELKLNPESTNNSFIESGIVPIRERQTIYQLLKRPELTISILKKYHESLSNALENYGIEVIEQAEIQAKYEMYIQKEKELVEKFKRLENCHISPGFDYTQIKALSTEGREKLKKHKPTTIGQASKISGVSPADIAILMVYMGR, via the coding sequence ATGTTTTCTGAATATGATATTATTGTAGTAGGTGCAGGCCATGCCGGATGTGAAGCTGCTGCTGCTGCTGCGAGAATGGGTTCCCACGTACTGCTTATTACAATGAATATGGGAACTATTGCCCAAATGTCTTGCAACCCTGCTATGGGAGGTATTGCCAAAGGGCAAATTATACGTGAAATAGATGCGTTGGGTGGATTATCTGGTATTATTACCGATAAGTCTATGATTCAATTTCGTATGCTTAACAAGTCTAAGGGGCCGGCTATGTGGAGTCCTCGTGCACAAAGTGATAGAATGCGATTTGCAGAAGAATGGCGTCTAGCATTAGAACAGATAAATAACTTAGATTTTTGGCAAGATCTTGTAAAAGAAATTCTGATTGAGAATGGGAGAGTAATAGGCGTAAAAACAGCTATGGGCCTTTCTATTAGAGCTAAAGCTGTTATTTTAACCAATGGAACTTTTTTAAATGGTGCAATTCATATTGGAGAAAAACAATTTAAAGGAGGTCGTACAGGTGAAAAATCGGCCACAGGGCTCACAGAACAACTTACCAACCTTGGCTTTGAATCAGGAAGAATGAAAACAGGTACTCCACCACGGGTAGATAGTAGAACGCTTGATTATACATGCATGGAAGAACAACCAGGAGATGAGAATCCAAGTAAATTTTCATTTCTGGATAGCACTATACCACTTACAAAGCAGAGAAGCTGTCATGTAACCTATACTAATAAGAGGGTTCATGAGCTGTTGGAAAAAGGATTTGACCAATCGCCCATGTTTAATGCACGCATTCAAGGCAAAGGACCTCGATATTGCCCTTCTATAGAAGATAAAATAACACGTTTTGCAGAACGAGAAAGACACCAAATTTTCGTAGAGCCAGAAGGATGGAATACCATTGAGGTTTATGTAAATGGATTTTCTAGTTCTTTACCAGAAGATATACAGTACCATGCTTTAAGGGCCATACCAGGCTTTGAAAATGCAAAAATGTTTAGACCTGGCTATGCTATTGAGTATGATTATTTCCCGGCTACTCAACTAAATGATACCTTAGAAACACGTTTAATCTCTAATCTATACTTTGCAGGCCAAATTAATGGCACTACTGGTTATGAGGAAGCTGCTTGCCAAGGCTTGGTAGCAGGCATTAATGCGCATCGGAATATAAATGAATTAGGCAAAGTAGTTTTTTCTCGTTCTGAGGCTTATATAGGTGTTTTAATAGATGATTTAATCACAAAATCTTCTGATGAGCCCTATCGAATGTTTACATCTAGGGCTGAATTTAGAATCTTGCTTAGACAGGATAATGCTGACCTACGCTTAACAGAATTAGGATATAAAATTGGTTTGGCAGACGAAAAACGCATGAGCGAAGTACAAAAAAAGCAACTTCACATCAACCAATTGATAGACACACTGAAAGAATTAAAATTAAATCCTGAATCAACCAACAATTCATTTATTGAATCTGGTATAGTACCTATTAGAGAGAGACAAACTATATACCAGTTATTAAAACGGCCTGAACTTACCATATCTATTCTGAAAAAGTACCATGAGAGCTTAAGCAATGCTTTAGAAAATTATGGAATAGAGGTAATAGAACAAGCTGAGATTCAGGCAAAGTATGAAATGTACATTCAAAAAGAAAAAGAGCTAGTAGAGAAATTTAAAAGGCTAGAAAATTGTCATATTTCACCTGGATTTGATTATACACAAATTAAAGCACTTTCTACGGAAGGACGCGAAAAGCTAAAAAAACACAAGCCTACTACGATTGGCCAAGCATCTAAAATTAGTGGTGTCTCCCCAGCAGACATAGCTATTTTGATGGTTTATATGGGTAGATAG
- a CDS encoding serine hydroxymethyltransferase, which translates to MLRDTQIFTLIEKEYQRQNEGLELIASENFVSQQIMEAAGSILTNKYAEGLPGRRYYGGCEIVDEIETLAIERAKSLFHASWANVQPHSGSQANAAVMFAVLEPGDKILGFNLAHGGHLTHGSPVNFSGQLYESHFYGVQPETGLIDWEEVGTIAEQVNPKLIICGASAYSRDWDYKRLRAIADQVGALLLADISHPAGLISRGLLNDPVPYCHFITTTTHKTLRGPRGGMILMGADFENPFGKKTTKGKLKSMSTLLDASVFPGIQGGPLEHIIAAKAIAFQEAMSDDYFNYILQVQKNTRQLAQSFVKRGYNIVSGGTDNHLILIDLRNKGITGKLAEEALIKASITLNKNMVPFDDQSPLITSGIRIGTPAVTTRGMQETDMEQIAAWIDDVLKNHENESKIDSIRKEIGNYMLQFPLP; encoded by the coding sequence ATGTTAAGAGATACGCAAATATTTACACTAATTGAAAAAGAATATCAGCGCCAAAATGAGGGCCTGGAGCTGATCGCTTCTGAAAACTTTGTTTCTCAACAAATTATGGAAGCAGCAGGTAGTATACTAACCAATAAATATGCAGAAGGGCTACCTGGAAGGAGATACTATGGAGGATGCGAAATAGTAGATGAAATAGAAACATTAGCTATAGAACGTGCAAAATCCCTTTTTCATGCTAGCTGGGCTAATGTACAGCCACATTCAGGCTCGCAAGCCAATGCTGCTGTTATGTTTGCTGTATTAGAACCAGGCGATAAGATTTTAGGGTTTAACTTAGCACATGGTGGGCATCTAACGCATGGATCTCCTGTGAACTTTTCTGGTCAATTATATGAGTCTCATTTTTATGGTGTTCAACCAGAAACAGGTTTAATTGATTGGGAAGAAGTAGGAACCATAGCAGAGCAAGTAAACCCTAAGTTAATTATTTGTGGTGCATCTGCTTATAGCCGTGATTGGGATTATAAACGTCTACGTGCTATTGCTGATCAAGTAGGAGCTCTTCTTTTAGCAGATATTTCTCACCCTGCTGGGCTTATTAGCCGTGGTTTGCTAAATGATCCAGTCCCTTATTGCCATTTTATAACAACAACAACACATAAAACATTACGTGGTCCTCGAGGTGGTATGATTCTGATGGGTGCAGATTTTGAGAACCCTTTTGGCAAAAAAACAACTAAGGGGAAATTAAAAAGTATGTCTACCTTACTTGATGCTAGCGTATTTCCAGGCATACAAGGAGGTCCTTTAGAACATATTATTGCAGCAAAAGCTATTGCATTCCAAGAGGCTATGAGCGATGACTATTTCAATTATATTCTACAAGTACAAAAAAACACACGTCAGCTAGCACAGTCTTTTGTTAAGCGAGGCTATAATATTGTTTCTGGCGGAACAGATAACCATTTGATACTCATTGATTTAAGGAATAAAGGAATTACAGGAAAGTTAGCAGAGGAAGCGTTGATAAAAGCTTCTATCACACTTAACAAAAATATGGTACCATTTGATGACCAGTCACCCCTTATCACTTCCGGTATACGTATTGGTACGCCTGCTGTTACTACTAGGGGTATGCAAGAGACAGACATGGAACAAATAGCTGCATGGATCGACGATGTCTTAAAGAATCATGAAAATGAGTCTAAAATTGACTCTATTAGAAAAGAGATTGGTAACTATATGCTTCAATTTCCATTACCTTAA
- a CDS encoding M16 family metallopeptidase translates to MIKFEGFTLENGLQVVVHEDPNSLIAAVNLMYYVGARDEEPHKTGFAHLFEHLMFSGSQNIPSYDEPLQQVGGTNNAYTSSDVTSYHCTLPVANLETAFWLESDRMLGLSFNKKGLEVQRKVVIEEFKEVYLNQPYGDAWGQLTGLTYTQHPYQWPVIGKEISHIEQASMEDVKAFFSKFYVPNNAVLVVAGGVTLEQVKQLSKKWFEPIAAGKVPDKKFSQEPIQKTTRTKTVEQHVPLDAIYKAYHAPGRLEKGYYATEVLCTALGIGKSSTLYQELIETRECFNTIGSYTTETIDPGLLVISGRVNEEITLKEAEQNLCDVIHTIQTNGFTEAELEKAKNHLEASFVYDTVDITNRAEELAYATLLGDTNMVNTNVDNILNVTLEELRQMATRLLQSENSSTLYYKRK, encoded by the coding sequence ATGATAAAATTTGAAGGTTTTACATTAGAAAATGGATTACAGGTGGTTGTGCATGAGGACCCCAATAGTTTAATAGCAGCCGTTAATCTCATGTATTATGTAGGCGCTAGAGACGAAGAACCACATAAAACAGGGTTTGCACATCTATTTGAACATCTAATGTTTAGTGGCTCCCAGAATATACCCTCATATGACGAACCTCTTCAGCAAGTAGGAGGTACCAACAATGCCTATACTAGCTCTGATGTGACTAGCTACCATTGCACTTTACCAGTTGCTAATTTGGAAACAGCTTTTTGGTTAGAATCTGATCGTATGTTAGGTTTATCATTCAACAAAAAGGGGTTAGAAGTACAAAGAAAGGTTGTTATTGAAGAATTTAAAGAAGTATATCTTAACCAACCTTATGGAGATGCATGGGGCCAGTTAACTGGATTAACTTATACTCAACATCCTTACCAATGGCCTGTAATTGGTAAAGAGATTAGCCATATTGAACAGGCTTCTATGGAAGATGTAAAAGCCTTTTTTAGTAAATTCTATGTACCCAACAACGCTGTATTAGTGGTAGCCGGTGGAGTAACGCTAGAGCAAGTCAAGCAACTTAGCAAAAAGTGGTTTGAGCCTATTGCAGCTGGGAAAGTACCTGATAAAAAGTTTTCTCAAGAACCTATTCAAAAAACTACTAGAACAAAAACTGTTGAGCAACATGTACCCTTGGATGCTATTTATAAAGCTTATCATGCGCCTGGTCGATTAGAAAAAGGATATTATGCTACAGAAGTCCTATGTACCGCATTAGGTATTGGTAAATCTTCTACATTATACCAAGAACTCATAGAAACCAGAGAGTGTTTTAATACCATAGGTAGCTATACAACTGAAACCATTGATCCAGGCTTACTAGTAATTTCGGGTAGGGTTAATGAAGAGATAACATTAAAAGAAGCTGAACAAAACTTGTGTGATGTCATCCATACAATACAAACTAATGGATTTACAGAAGCTGAACTAGAAAAAGCGAAAAACCACTTAGAAGCATCTTTTGTATATGATACAGTCGATATAACAAACCGTGCAGAGGAGCTTGCTTATGCCACGTTGCTAGGGGATACCAATATGGTCAACACCAATGTTGATAATATATTAAATGTTACATTAGAAGAACTACGACAGATGGCAACACGACTATTGCAATCAGAAAATAGTTCCACCTTATATTACAAACGCAAATAG
- the proS gene encoding proline--tRNA ligase: MHKKLPTRAENFSEWYNEIIKRAELAENAAVRGCMTIRPYGFAIWEKMQAILDKAFKATGHENAYFPIFIPKSYLNREAAHVEGFAKECAVVTHYRLKATEDGQQVVVDPSAKLEEELIVRPTSETIIWNSYKNWIQSYRDLPLLINQWCNVVRWEMRTRLFLRTAEFLWQEGHTAHATQAEAEQEALQMLNIYADFGKDYLAIPFLKGIKTEHERFAGAEETYTIEALMQDGKALQAGTSHFLGQRFAKAFEVTFTNQAGQLDYVWGTSWGLTTRLIGALVMTHSDDKGLVLPPRVAPIQIVIIPIYRTQEEKEAIQQQAQHIQQQLIAHNISAKLDGRDEHKPGWKFAEYELKGVPIRMAIGPNDLANNTVELTRRDTSEKTTVPTDNIIVVVKSMLDSIHDNLYQRAYEFREQNTYQVNSYEEFKTAISQKRGFILAHWDGTKETERQIHAETKATIRCIPLEVNTEPGVCIYTGKPSKQRVVFGQAY; the protein is encoded by the coding sequence ATGCATAAAAAACTACCCACAAGAGCTGAAAATTTTAGCGAGTGGTACAATGAAATAATTAAAAGGGCTGAACTAGCAGAGAATGCTGCTGTACGCGGCTGTATGACTATTAGACCTTATGGATTTGCTATATGGGAAAAAATGCAAGCCATATTAGATAAAGCGTTTAAAGCAACAGGCCATGAGAATGCTTATTTTCCTATTTTCATACCTAAATCTTATTTAAATCGTGAGGCAGCCCATGTGGAAGGCTTTGCTAAAGAGTGTGCTGTTGTTACCCATTATAGACTTAAGGCAACAGAAGACGGGCAACAAGTCGTTGTAGACCCTTCTGCCAAGCTAGAAGAAGAGCTTATTGTACGGCCCACCTCAGAAACCATTATTTGGAACAGTTACAAAAACTGGATTCAATCTTACAGAGACTTACCTTTACTAATCAACCAGTGGTGCAATGTGGTACGCTGGGAGATGCGCACACGTCTTTTTTTAAGAACCGCTGAGTTTTTATGGCAAGAGGGGCACACAGCCCATGCTACTCAAGCAGAAGCAGAGCAAGAAGCATTACAGATGTTAAATATCTATGCTGATTTTGGAAAAGATTATTTAGCCATACCCTTTTTAAAAGGTATCAAAACCGAGCATGAGCGCTTTGCTGGCGCAGAAGAAACGTATACTATAGAGGCTTTGATGCAAGATGGCAAAGCTTTACAGGCAGGCACTTCTCATTTTTTAGGGCAAAGGTTTGCGAAAGCCTTTGAGGTAACCTTTACTAACCAAGCTGGCCAATTAGATTATGTATGGGGCACTTCTTGGGGCCTTACTACTCGTTTGATAGGTGCCCTTGTTATGACACACTCGGACGATAAAGGGTTGGTATTACCTCCACGTGTAGCACCTATACAGATAGTTATTATCCCTATTTACCGAACCCAAGAAGAAAAAGAAGCTATACAACAACAAGCACAACATATTCAACAACAGCTTATTGCACATAATATAAGCGCTAAATTGGATGGACGAGATGAGCACAAACCAGGCTGGAAATTTGCAGAATATGAACTAAAAGGCGTACCCATTAGAATGGCCATAGGGCCTAATGATCTGGCCAATAACACGGTAGAATTAACTAGAAGGGATACAAGCGAAAAAACAACGGTACCAACAGATAATATCATTGTAGTAGTTAAGAGTATGCTGGATAGCATACATGATAATTTGTATCAGCGTGCCTATGAATTCAGAGAACAAAATACTTACCAAGTAAACAGTTATGAAGAATTCAAAACAGCAATAAGTCAAAAACGTGGTTTTATTCTAGCACATTGGGATGGCACAAAAGAAACAGAGAGGCAGATACACGCTGAAACTAAAGCTACAATTCGTTGTATCCCACTAGAGGTGAATACAGAACCAGGCGTATGTATTTATACTGGAAAGCCTTCTAAGCAAAGGGTAGTATTTGGACAAGCTTATTAA
- a CDS encoding aminopeptidase P N-terminal domain-containing protein → MLRYHAIDSSLFINNRKKLIQYLKPNSLAILNANDIMPTNADGIMPFRQNNDLFYLSGIDQEETKLVIYPDAPKNGWKEILFIKKTNEHIAIWEGQKYTQEAAQTTSGITNVYWLDEFDAILPMLMSQVEYVYLNSNEHIRAESPVETRDMRFTAWCKHKYPLHKYERLAPIMHQLRVIKSEIEIDLIKQACSITEKGLRRILPMIKPGVMEYEIEAELIHEFIQNRSRGFAYAPIIASGTNACVLHYNSNNQACQAGTTILADFGAEYANYCSDLTRVIPVSGRFTARQRAVYNAVLRIMHEAKKMLVPGNDLNTYHQALGEVVEKELVQLGLLHIADINNQDLSKPAYKKYFMHGISHHLGLDVHDVGNIYKKFEPGMVFTVEPGIYIREEGLGMRLENNIVIRENGIEDLMATIPLEIDEIEALMYQK, encoded by the coding sequence ATGTTACGGTATCACGCAATAGATTCAAGTTTGTTTATAAATAATAGGAAAAAACTAATCCAGTACCTAAAGCCAAACTCCTTAGCAATACTGAATGCCAATGATATTATGCCTACCAATGCAGATGGCATAATGCCTTTTCGACAAAATAATGATCTTTTCTATCTCTCCGGTATCGACCAAGAAGAGACAAAACTAGTTATCTATCCAGATGCTCCTAAAAATGGATGGAAAGAAATACTTTTTATAAAAAAAACTAACGAGCATATTGCCATATGGGAAGGCCAAAAATATACTCAGGAAGCAGCACAGACTACCAGTGGTATAACCAATGTTTATTGGCTTGATGAATTTGATGCAATTCTACCTATGCTGATGTCACAGGTAGAATATGTATACCTTAATAGCAATGAGCATATACGTGCTGAAAGTCCTGTAGAAACTAGAGACATGCGTTTTACTGCTTGGTGCAAGCATAAATATCCTTTACACAAATATGAACGACTTGCACCGATTATGCATCAGCTAAGAGTGATTAAATCTGAGATAGAAATAGATTTAATCAAGCAAGCTTGTTCTATTACTGAAAAAGGGTTGCGTCGTATTCTGCCTATGATTAAACCAGGCGTTATGGAATACGAAATAGAGGCTGAGCTTATCCATGAATTTATTCAGAATCGTTCACGTGGATTTGCCTACGCACCTATTATTGCATCTGGTACCAATGCATGTGTATTACATTATAATAGCAATAACCAAGCTTGTCAGGCAGGTACCACCATTTTAGCAGATTTTGGTGCTGAATATGCCAATTATTGCTCAGACCTTACACGTGTTATACCGGTCAGTGGCCGCTTTACTGCACGCCAACGAGCTGTATATAATGCTGTGTTACGTATTATGCATGAGGCAAAAAAAATGTTAGTACCCGGCAATGATTTAAATACCTACCACCAAGCATTAGGCGAAGTAGTAGAAAAGGAATTAGTCCAATTAGGACTTTTGCATATAGCAGATATTAACAATCAAGACCTCAGCAAGCCAGCTTATAAGAAATACTTTATGCATGGCATCTCTCACCATCTTGGCTTGGATGTGCATGATGTAGGCAACATCTATAAGAAATTTGAGCCAGGGATGGTATTTACAGTAGAGCCAGGTATCTATATCCGTGAAGAAGGTTTAGGGATGCGGTTAGAAAATAATATTGTAATTAGGGAAAATGGTATAGAAGACTTAATGGCTACTATTCCTTTGGAAATTGATGAAATAGAGGCGTTAATGTACCAGAAATAG
- a CDS encoding MGMT family protein, which produces MYEKLPDNFFTKVHEIVKLIPPGRVTTYGAIAHYIGLKKSARMVGWALNQTKHNKDIPAHRVVNRQGLLTGKQHFTSNASMEQLLQQEGIKIKNNQVQDLQAIFWTPEELEIE; this is translated from the coding sequence ATGTATGAAAAATTGCCAGACAATTTCTTTACAAAAGTCCATGAAATAGTTAAATTAATTCCTCCAGGTCGTGTAACTACTTATGGGGCAATTGCTCATTATATAGGGCTTAAGAAGAGCGCACGTATGGTAGGTTGGGCACTTAATCAAACCAAGCATAACAAAGATATACCCGCGCATAGAGTAGTAAACAGACAAGGACTGTTGACAGGCAAACAACATTTTACTTCCAATGCAAGTATGGAGCAACTGCTTCAGCAAGAAGGAATTAAAATCAAAAATAATCAGGTACAAGATCTCCAAGCTATCTTCTGGACCCCTGAGGAATTAGAAATTGAGTAG
- the ybeY gene encoding rRNA maturation RNase YbeY — protein MPKANIYYFVEDIQFKLPNPKIITDWIHNVIQQENCQLVNLNFIFCSDNFLHKKNLKYLQHDTLTDVITFSYAEDQKNIEGEIYISIERVSDNATTYQIDFWQELYTVMIHGVLHLLGYNDETLLEQEEMRKKESIYMLANRIVNLH, from the coding sequence ATGCCTAAAGCTAATATCTATTATTTTGTAGAAGATATACAGTTTAAGTTACCTAATCCAAAAATTATTACGGATTGGATACATAACGTTATACAACAAGAAAATTGCCAGCTTGTTAATCTCAATTTTATCTTTTGTTCGGATAATTTTTTACACAAGAAAAACTTGAAGTACTTACAACATGATACACTTACTGATGTAATTACCTTTAGTTATGCTGAGGATCAAAAGAATATAGAAGGAGAAATTTATATCAGTATAGAGCGTGTTTCGGACAATGCTACAACTTACCAAATAGATTTTTGGCAAGAACTTTATACAGTAATGATACATGGTGTATTACATCTATTGGGTTATAATGATGAGACATTATTAGAGCAAGAAGAGATGCGTAAAAAAGAGAGTATATACATGCTTGCTAATCGTATTGTTAATCTTCACTAG
- a CDS encoding 1-acyl-sn-glycerol-3-phosphate acyltransferase: protein MYRKLRYDPILANPTDWPIVKMYQDKDAFVQSVSDKAVADILTLQPNTLALRKNLAKSLAQDQARLQRMQWKVDAKDDASFWAQKIDALNQEQVPLPELLKDITLHYAKEIVGGFNLWHYRLAQATASYTLNRLLNPVNPRRLRTLPQIRARLQEQIPILGSINELRQLARLGTVVMVPTHCSHFDSVLIGWVIETLGLPPFTYGAGLNLFNRQFFAYFMNKLGTYKVDRRKKDVAYLTTLKAYSSLSLHLGCHSLFYPGGTRSRTGALESSLKLGLLGSTIEAQQINYQVHGAAATKIFIVPVVFNYHFVLEAPFLIREYLAEQGNYVYTPKKDWLNNSYKLLKLIKAFATESSSIAVSIGQPMDVLGNKVDTAGHSYNLQGERIDLHQHFKEKVEVKHETEQENKERTKALGQRIIESYRINNCVLTSCLLAFTAFELMRIKHATIELKDFLNLPSNALTISYTELEKAFAQVREAVLTLGKQSRIRVSEKLQQGTIENMIVDGFSNLGLYHHQLPLIRDKNGNITTRDICSLLYYHNKLTGYELEKYI, encoded by the coding sequence ATGTATAGGAAGTTACGATACGACCCCATTTTAGCTAACCCTACCGACTGGCCTATTGTAAAAATGTATCAGGATAAAGATGCTTTTGTACAATCAGTTAGTGATAAAGCTGTTGCGGATATACTAACGCTGCAACCAAATACCCTAGCTTTACGTAAAAATCTAGCAAAATCACTAGCCCAAGACCAAGCACGCCTGCAAAGAATGCAATGGAAAGTAGATGCTAAAGATGATGCTAGTTTTTGGGCGCAAAAAATAGATGCATTAAATCAAGAGCAGGTGCCGCTTCCTGAGTTATTAAAAGACATAACACTACATTATGCAAAAGAGATAGTAGGAGGATTTAATTTATGGCACTATCGATTAGCACAAGCTACCGCTTCTTATACATTAAATAGGCTGCTAAATCCTGTAAATCCTCGCCGTCTACGTACACTACCACAGATTAGAGCTAGGCTGCAAGAACAAATTCCAATATTGGGATCCATTAATGAGTTACGTCAACTAGCACGCCTGGGAACTGTTGTAATGGTGCCTACCCATTGTAGTCATTTCGATTCAGTATTAATAGGATGGGTTATAGAAACGCTAGGACTACCACCTTTTACTTATGGCGCAGGCCTCAATTTATTCAACCGGCAATTCTTTGCTTATTTTATGAATAAACTAGGTACTTATAAAGTAGATAGGCGTAAGAAAGACGTGGCTTATTTAACTACTCTAAAGGCTTATTCAAGCTTATCTTTACATTTAGGATGCCATAGCTTATTTTACCCTGGTGGCACGCGTTCTAGAACAGGTGCTTTAGAAAGTTCTTTGAAATTAGGTCTGTTAGGTAGTACCATAGAAGCACAACAAATTAACTATCAAGTTCATGGTGCGGCTGCAACTAAAATTTTTATAGTACCCGTGGTATTTAACTACCATTTTGTGTTAGAAGCTCCTTTTCTAATCCGTGAATATTTAGCAGAACAAGGAAATTATGTTTACACGCCTAAAAAAGATTGGCTTAATAACTCTTACAAGCTACTGAAATTAATTAAAGCTTTTGCTACTGAAAGTTCTAGCATAGCTGTTTCAATTGGTCAGCCTATGGATGTACTAGGCAATAAAGTAGATACAGCAGGACATAGCTACAATTTACAAGGAGAACGTATAGACTTACATCAGCACTTTAAAGAAAAAGTAGAAGTAAAGCACGAAACTGAGCAGGAGAACAAAGAGCGTACAAAAGCTTTAGGGCAACGTATTATAGAATCTTACCGTATCAATAACTGTGTACTTACAAGCTGCCTATTGGCATTTACAGCTTTTGAATTGATGCGTATTAAACATGCAACTATAGAGCTTAAAGATTTTCTAAATCTACCAAGTAATGCACTAACAATTTCCTATACTGAGTTAGAAAAGGCTTTTGCACAAGTAAGAGAGGCTGTTTTAACATTAGGAAAACAAAGTAGAATACGTGTATCTGAAAAATTACAACAAGGCACAATAGAAAATATGATTGTAGATGGATTTTCTAATTTAGGACTATATCACCACCAGCTACCTTTGATAAGAGATAAAAATGGTAATATAACAACTAGAGATATTTGTAGCTTACTTTATTATCATAATAAACTAACTGGCTATGAACTCGAAAAATATATCTAA
- a CDS encoding NAD(P)H-dependent glycerol-3-phosphate dehydrogenase, whose protein sequence is MNSKNISNKLVGVIGAGGFGTAIANLLAYNTDVLLYVRKQTSADEIEKTRISAGQVLAPNIIITTVLKDLTKYCQVIFPIIPSQGAKELLKELAPLLDLQHILIHGIKGLDVNWPHKSDGEKPMGLPELNRSHVKTMSELITAETPVNQVGCIAGPNLASELAQNQPAAIVMSSASKMVTEIGQRFLRSDNFQVYTNTDMIGVELCGVLKNIIAIGAGCLSGLGYGENAKALLISRGLVEMIHIGKAMGASVQPFLGLAGIGDLVATCASKLSRNYTVGYRLAQGETLSQILNTAGLTAEGVYTAKTIRGLIAHYKLRAPITEMMYRVLFEGVSVQEAINYLMKYPLNVDVDFI, encoded by the coding sequence ATGAACTCGAAAAATATATCTAATAAGTTGGTAGGCGTAATTGGTGCAGGCGGTTTTGGTACAGCCATTGCAAACTTATTAGCATATAATACAGATGTACTCTTGTATGTGCGTAAGCAAACATCAGCTGATGAAATAGAAAAGACACGTATTTCAGCCGGCCAAGTTTTAGCTCCTAATATCATAATTACAACCGTATTAAAAGACTTAACTAAATATTGTCAGGTAATTTTTCCAATTATACCTTCTCAAGGAGCCAAAGAATTACTAAAAGAATTAGCACCACTATTAGATTTACAACATATTCTTATACATGGCATTAAGGGACTAGACGTAAATTGGCCGCATAAATCTGATGGAGAAAAGCCTATGGGCTTACCTGAGCTTAATAGAAGTCATGTAAAGACAATGTCTGAATTGATTACAGCTGAAACTCCAGTTAACCAAGTAGGTTGTATTGCAGGCCCTAATTTAGCGAGTGAGCTTGCGCAAAACCAACCTGCTGCTATAGTAATGTCTAGTGCTTCTAAAATGGTTACGGAGATTGGGCAAAGATTTTTAAGAAGCGATAATTTTCAAGTCTATACCAATACCGACATGATTGGTGTAGAGCTATGTGGAGTATTAAAAAATATCATTGCCATAGGAGCTGGTTGTTTAAGTGGACTAGGATATGGTGAAAATGCAAAAGCACTTTTAATAAGCCGTGGTTTAGTAGAAATGATCCATATAGGTAAAGCCATGGGGGCCAGCGTACAACCTTTCCTAGGTTTAGCAGGAATAGGAGACCTGGTAGCTACTTGTGCCAGCAAGCTAAGTAGAAATTATACAGTGGGTTATAGACTAGCACAAGGAGAAACTTTATCACAAATTTTAAATACTGCAGGTTTAACGGCAGAAGGTGTGTACACAGCGAAAACTATCCGTGGCCTTATAGCTCACTATAAACTGCGTGCACCTATTACGGAAATGATGTATAGAGTGTTATTTGAAGGGGTATCTGTACAAGAAGCGATCAACTATCTAATGAAATACCCTCTTAATGTAGATGTAGACTTTATATAA